A single region of the Streptomyces sp. AM 4-1-1 genome encodes:
- a CDS encoding TIR-like protein FxsC, whose translation MRCGPVFSSSSRGGAVGPYFFLSYARVDDKDAYVCQFYDDLCAQIVELAEGVLRAPASVGFRDNSSIRIGEHWSEQLERALGTCRAMVALYSPAYFRSEWCSREVSVMMRRANQYFARTQEGSSALIPVLWQPVDVPQEIDHIQYVTSGFGPWYADVGLQRILQREPAGDDYRNAVRLIARRVLEVVAHEELPVLDGIRLADERSSFQPRTEPTRPGSTVQFFVAAGTAETLPEARRDAPYYGRAGIDWNPYHPQQEYPLHQLAQRLVTAQGYGTAYREVRGGLTRQLNQAWQDDQVAILLVDAWSAPVDPYRRQLEQFDRTEHPATGVLVPCHPREEIDRGELWIGVTEVFERKSSRGMHDKQFQLRVCLGDFKTALGQMVSAAQNNLIRKRHAAVAPGGAGEGPAASRPILRGPSGGPSSRRPRPGGGAPTALPGSRPVNRPRWSGGHGPQEPRGDGGAGR comes from the coding sequence ATGCGCTGTGGGCCTGTCTTCAGCAGCTCAAGTCGTGGGGGCGCGGTGGGGCCGTATTTCTTTCTGAGCTACGCCAGGGTCGATGACAAAGACGCCTACGTGTGTCAGTTCTACGACGACCTGTGCGCGCAGATCGTCGAGTTGGCCGAGGGCGTGCTCCGGGCCCCGGCTTCGGTCGGGTTCCGGGACAACAGCTCGATCCGGATCGGCGAGCACTGGAGCGAGCAGCTGGAGCGCGCGCTCGGCACCTGCCGCGCCATGGTCGCCCTGTACTCGCCCGCCTACTTCCGCAGCGAGTGGTGCTCCCGGGAGGTGAGCGTGATGATGCGCCGCGCCAACCAGTACTTCGCCCGGACCCAGGAGGGCTCGTCGGCGTTGATCCCCGTGCTGTGGCAGCCGGTCGATGTGCCGCAGGAGATCGACCACATCCAGTACGTCACGTCCGGGTTCGGCCCGTGGTACGCGGACGTGGGCCTCCAGCGCATCCTCCAGCGGGAGCCTGCGGGGGACGACTACCGCAACGCGGTACGGCTGATCGCGCGGCGGGTGCTTGAGGTGGTGGCCCACGAGGAGCTGCCGGTGCTCGACGGGATACGGCTGGCGGACGAGCGGTCGTCGTTCCAGCCCCGCACGGAGCCCACCCGGCCGGGCAGCACCGTCCAGTTCTTCGTCGCGGCGGGCACGGCGGAGACACTGCCCGAGGCGCGCAGGGACGCCCCGTACTACGGCCGGGCCGGCATCGACTGGAATCCGTACCACCCACAACAGGAGTACCCGCTGCACCAGTTGGCGCAGCGGCTGGTGACGGCCCAGGGGTACGGCACCGCCTACCGCGAGGTGCGCGGCGGACTGACCCGGCAGCTCAACCAGGCGTGGCAGGACGACCAGGTGGCGATCCTCCTGGTGGACGCGTGGAGCGCGCCGGTCGATCCGTACCGCAGACAGCTGGAGCAGTTCGACCGGACCGAGCACCCGGCGACGGGCGTGCTGGTGCCCTGCCACCCCAGGGAGGAGATCGACCGGGGTGAGCTGTGGATCGGGGTCACGGAGGTCTTCGAGCGCAAGTCGTCGCGGGGGATGCACGATAAGCAGTTCCAACTCCGGGTGTGCCTCGGTGACTTCAAGACGGCGCTGGGGCAGATGGTGTCGGCCGCGCAGAACAACCTGATCCGCAAGCGGCACGCGGCCGTGGCGCCCGGGGGCGCCGGGGAGGGCCCCGCGGCCTCCCGGCCGATCCTGCGCGGGCCCAGCGGCGGCCCCTCGTCGCGCCGCCCGAGACCGGGCGGCGGAGCACCGACCGCGCTTCCCGGCAGCCGGCCGGTGAACCGGCCCCGCTGGTCCGGCGGCCACGGACCGCAAGAACCCCGTGGTGACGGAGGAGCAGGCCGATGA
- a CDS encoding GPP34 family phosphoprotein, with protein sequence MGRSRRTIPEELLLLALDPATGTTAQPQSLDLGLAGAQLVELALAGRIAPDGDRIAVVMPRPTGDPTLDSALELLRRRGSPVRAVHWIGGPRLGLRQTYLSHLERCGMVHAVAGQMCGVLPTTRYQATNTAVSREIRTRLDSAIRTGVPPDPRTAALAALAHAVGLGKHLYPGNEGRSSRSRLRDLIRHDPMGGLVAHAVMDVQNGVAAQPRRNQAAGVPLQSQAQPQPRRDGMVRTAVH encoded by the coding sequence ATGGGCAGGAGCCGCAGAACAATTCCGGAAGAGCTTCTACTGCTCGCTCTGGACCCGGCCACGGGTACCACAGCGCAGCCGCAGTCGCTCGACCTCGGCCTCGCCGGGGCGCAGCTAGTGGAGCTGGCTCTGGCAGGACGGATAGCCCCTGATGGGGATCGTATCGCCGTGGTGATGCCACGGCCGACAGGAGATCCGACTCTGGACTCCGCACTGGAACTGCTGCGCCGTCGCGGCAGCCCGGTCCGGGCCGTCCACTGGATCGGCGGGCCCCGGCTGGGGCTGCGCCAGACGTATCTCTCGCATCTGGAGCGGTGCGGCATGGTTCATGCCGTGGCGGGCCAGATGTGCGGAGTGCTGCCGACGACTCGCTACCAGGCGACGAACACGGCCGTCAGCCGGGAGATCAGAACCCGGCTGGACAGTGCGATCCGCACCGGCGTACCGCCGGACCCGCGGACCGCGGCGCTCGCCGCGCTGGCCCACGCGGTCGGACTCGGCAAGCACCTCTACCCCGGGAACGAGGGGCGCTCGTCGCGCTCCCGGCTCCGGGATCTGATCAGGCACGACCCGATGGGCGGACTCGTGGCGCACGCCGTGATGGACGTCCAGAACGGGGTGGCCGCACAGCCACGCCGTAATCAGGCGGCCGGTGTGCCGTTGCAATCGCAAGCGCAGCCGCAGCCGCGCCGCGATGGCATGGTGCGCACCGCGGTCCACTGA
- a CDS encoding DUF397 domain-containing protein, translating to MAILQGATDKWTKSSYSGGNGACVEVKSPVTQAVAVRDSKAPEGPSITFVPGAWSAFVRDVGAGSINA from the coding sequence ATGGCTATTCTTCAGGGCGCTACGGACAAGTGGACCAAGTCCTCGTACTCCGGTGGCAACGGCGCTTGCGTCGAGGTCAAGTCCCCCGTGACGCAGGCCGTCGCCGTGCGTGACTCGAAGGCCCCCGAGGGCCCCTCGATCACGTTCGTGCCCGGCGCGTGGAGCGCGTTCGTGCGGGACGTCGGCGCCGGTTCCATCAACGCCTGA
- a CDS encoding helix-turn-helix transcriptional regulator has protein sequence MPSNVNPTVRRRRLGQELRRLRELKGMTAEEVAERLLVSQSKISRLENGRRSISQRDVRDLCGVYDVEDHRIVDSLMQMAKDSRQQGWWHAFGDIPYSVYIGLETDAESLRVYEPQVVPGLLQTRQYAEALINGALPETSPSDIEKRVTVRARRQERITGSDHPLRIWAVIDEAALRRLVGGRQVMIEQLEQLVELSHLPHVTVQVLPFEMGAHPGINGQYAILEFPDAADSSVVYIEGVTSDLYLEKSNDVQRYSVMYEHLRAQALNVEQTRHMISDIVKGYAREPAP, from the coding sequence GTGCCGTCCAACGTCAACCCCACCGTCAGACGACGCCGGTTGGGGCAGGAGTTGCGCCGACTTCGCGAACTCAAGGGCATGACCGCCGAGGAAGTGGCGGAACGCCTGCTCGTCTCGCAGTCGAAGATCAGCCGCCTGGAGAACGGTCGCCGCTCCATCAGCCAGCGCGATGTCCGGGATCTGTGCGGGGTGTACGACGTCGAGGACCACCGCATCGTCGACTCCCTGATGCAGATGGCCAAGGATTCCCGCCAGCAGGGCTGGTGGCATGCCTTCGGCGACATCCCGTACAGCGTCTACATCGGTCTGGAGACGGACGCCGAGTCGTTGCGGGTGTACGAACCGCAGGTCGTCCCCGGCCTGTTGCAGACCCGGCAGTACGCCGAGGCGCTGATCAACGGCGCGTTGCCGGAGACCTCGCCGTCCGACATCGAGAAGCGGGTGACCGTACGGGCCCGCCGCCAGGAGCGGATCACCGGGTCGGACCATCCGCTGCGGATCTGGGCGGTGATCGACGAGGCGGCGCTGCGCCGGCTCGTGGGCGGCAGACAGGTGATGATCGAGCAGCTGGAACAGCTCGTCGAGCTGTCGCACCTGCCGCATGTGACCGTGCAGGTGCTGCCGTTCGAGATGGGCGCGCACCCCGGTATCAACGGCCAGTACGCGATTCTGGAGTTCCCGGACGCGGCGGACTCCAGCGTGGTCTACATCGAGGGCGTCACGAGCGACCTGTATCTGGAGAAGTCGAACGACGTGCAGCGGTACAGCGTGATGTACGAGCACTTGCGGGCCCAGGCGCTGAACGTCGAGCAGACCCGTCACATGATCTCGGACATCGTCAAGGGTTACGCGCGCGAGCCCGCTCCCTGA
- a CDS encoding SAM-dependent methyltransferase, with amino-acid sequence MAEQQSSSPDVSQWRDRINTSQPHTARIWNYWLGGKDHYAVDQEAGDQIRRLHPGIGDYALADRLFLGRAVRHLVADRGVRQFLDIGTGLPTADNTHEVAQRLAPESRIVYVDNDPLVLAHARALLTSTPEGRTDYLDEDLRNVDVILERAAETLDFSKPVALVLLGVVIFLNDDAEAHGIVGRLLEALPSGSHLVLSHTVTDPSMPDVDAAVAFWNEHGTPKLTQRTPGQVTRFFDGLELLAPGVVSCSRWRPDAGLGGVPDEVAMFGGVARKP; translated from the coding sequence GTGGCCGAGCAGCAGTCGTCGTCCCCCGACGTGTCCCAGTGGCGCGACAGGATCAACACCTCTCAGCCGCACACCGCCCGGATCTGGAACTACTGGCTCGGCGGCAAGGATCATTACGCGGTCGACCAGGAAGCCGGTGACCAGATCCGCCGACTGCATCCCGGCATCGGCGACTACGCCCTGGCCGACCGGTTGTTCCTCGGTCGGGCCGTGCGGCATCTGGTCGCGGACCGCGGTGTCCGGCAGTTCCTCGACATCGGTACCGGACTGCCGACCGCCGACAACACCCACGAGGTCGCCCAGCGGCTCGCGCCCGAGTCCCGCATCGTCTACGTCGACAACGATCCGCTGGTACTCGCCCACGCGCGCGCCCTGCTCACCAGTACGCCCGAGGGGCGGACCGACTACCTCGACGAGGATCTGCGCAACGTCGACGTCATCCTGGAACGGGCCGCCGAGACACTGGACTTCAGCAAGCCTGTCGCGCTCGTACTCCTCGGTGTCGTCATCTTCCTCAACGACGACGCCGAGGCGCACGGCATCGTCGGCCGGCTGCTGGAGGCCCTGCCGTCCGGCAGCCACCTGGTCCTCTCCCACACGGTCACCGATCCGTCGATGCCCGACGTCGACGCGGCCGTGGCGTTCTGGAACGAGCACGGCACCCCGAAGCTCACCCAGCGCACCCCCGGCCAGGTCACCCGGTTCTTCGACGGCCTGGAACTCCTCGCTCCCGGAGTCGTCTCGTGCAGCCGCTGGCGCCCCGACGCCGGCCTCGGCGGTGTGCCCGACGAGGTGGCCATGTTCGGCGGGGTTGCGCGCAAGCCCTGA
- a CDS encoding DUF4259 domain-containing protein — MGTWGSGNFDNDTAADHLSGVIARLVGEVTEAMADDPVTLEADEYWGNAVPCHLELLYVLYRAGHTSPHLPRPDVIEGWKKDFMAVWEKTIDGLEPSPAFKRERRSVLNRTFDQLIEAATTEAAALTGI, encoded by the coding sequence ATGGGTACGTGGGGCAGCGGGAACTTCGACAACGACACGGCTGCGGATCACCTGTCGGGCGTCATCGCCCGACTCGTCGGGGAGGTGACGGAGGCGATGGCCGACGATCCCGTCACTCTGGAGGCCGACGAGTACTGGGGCAACGCCGTGCCCTGCCACCTGGAGTTGCTGTACGTCCTCTACCGGGCCGGTCACACTTCTCCCCATCTGCCGCGCCCCGACGTGATCGAAGGATGGAAGAAGGACTTCATGGCCGTCTGGGAGAAGACCATCGACGGCCTGGAACCTTCGCCGGCCTTCAAGCGGGAAAGGCGGTCGGTGCTGAACCGCACCTTCGACCAACTGATCGAGGCGGCCACCACGGAGGCTGCCGCGCTGACTGGCATCTGA
- a CDS encoding MFS transporter, with product MTTAKPRPGEEAADDMGSTDSGDTASTDGTGTARTDSASADAESGIGGEGADTGICTPAGAAEPAARAARRPTDTTVRARCRRLLRHPVTVATAVAAVTHILWFFFFANSGGDIAAQDAWAEFVGRHPGTAYNLAWYGGMHPVSYSVVSPYLMSVLGVRTTMMIVGTVSAALTAMILVRVRAVRNPMACSLAGVFAFLCNALSGRVTFGLGMMFALGAVAAVFCWPYRWRHKRWGKAVVAAPLAALATAGSPVAGLFLGVVAAALFLNKRRPGAYALGLPPVVVVALSAWLFPFSGTQPMSFGTALLPFLFALAIFVLVPRDWRTVRTAAAVYGIGTGLTYVIDSQIGSNVSRLAMLFAGVVLLAALPYTAPRSRRWFALLIVFAGLNFWIGFKSVDDIVRTAPTASWTRELAPLVNELQELGAERGRVEVVPASSHREASALVSYVNLARGWNRQADMERNPIFYDDTLNAVNYRQWLDRWAVHYVVLPTGKPDMGAELEAQLVRQGQPYLKEIWGDENWRLYAVDRPVPLADPPATVDRAGAGELTIHVKSAGRVLIRIPYSRWLALVDEKGKSLERPQETEESKRREDDSTPKTYVNTNGCLAKMDENPDGDEWTELVAPRPGIYRLAAPYQLSPGTPCPEELR from the coding sequence GTGACCACCGCGAAGCCGAGACCCGGTGAAGAAGCGGCCGACGACATGGGCAGCACCGACAGCGGTGACACCGCGAGCACCGACGGTACCGGCACCGCGCGCACCGACAGCGCGAGCGCCGACGCCGAATCCGGCATCGGTGGCGAAGGCGCCGATACGGGCATATGTACACCCGCCGGGGCCGCCGAGCCCGCCGCACGGGCGGCCCGCCGCCCCACTGACACCACCGTCCGGGCCCGCTGCCGACGACTGTTGCGGCACCCCGTCACCGTCGCCACCGCGGTCGCCGCGGTCACCCACATCCTCTGGTTCTTCTTCTTCGCCAACAGCGGCGGCGACATCGCGGCGCAGGACGCCTGGGCCGAGTTCGTCGGCCGGCACCCCGGGACCGCGTACAACCTCGCCTGGTACGGCGGGATGCACCCCGTCTCGTACAGCGTGGTGTCGCCGTATCTGATGTCGGTGCTCGGGGTCCGCACGACGATGATGATCGTCGGTACGGTGTCGGCTGCCCTGACGGCGATGATCCTGGTCCGGGTGCGGGCCGTCCGCAACCCGATGGCGTGCTCCCTCGCGGGGGTCTTCGCGTTCCTGTGCAACGCGCTGTCCGGGCGGGTGACGTTCGGGCTCGGCATGATGTTCGCGCTGGGCGCGGTGGCGGCCGTCTTCTGCTGGCCGTACCGCTGGCGCCACAAGCGGTGGGGGAAAGCGGTCGTGGCGGCGCCGCTCGCGGCGCTGGCCACGGCGGGCAGCCCGGTCGCCGGACTGTTCCTCGGGGTGGTCGCGGCGGCGCTGTTCCTGAACAAGCGGCGCCCCGGCGCGTACGCGCTGGGACTGCCACCGGTCGTGGTGGTGGCGCTGTCGGCGTGGCTGTTCCCGTTCTCAGGTACGCAGCCGATGTCGTTCGGGACCGCGTTGCTGCCGTTCCTCTTCGCGTTGGCCATCTTCGTACTCGTACCGCGTGACTGGCGCACGGTCCGGACGGCCGCCGCCGTGTACGGCATCGGGACGGGGCTGACGTATGTGATCGACTCGCAGATCGGCTCGAACGTGTCGCGGCTGGCGATGCTGTTCGCCGGGGTCGTCCTGCTCGCCGCCCTGCCGTACACCGCACCACGGAGCCGCCGCTGGTTCGCGTTGCTGATCGTCTTCGCCGGGCTGAACTTCTGGATCGGTTTCAAGAGCGTCGACGACATCGTCCGTACCGCGCCCACCGCGTCCTGGACGCGCGAGCTGGCACCGCTGGTCAACGAGCTCCAGGAGCTCGGTGCGGAACGCGGCAGGGTCGAGGTCGTCCCGGCGAGCAGTCACCGGGAGGCGTCGGCGCTCGTGTCGTACGTCAACCTGGCCCGGGGCTGGAACCGGCAGGCCGACATGGAACGCAACCCGATCTTCTACGACGACACGCTGAACGCGGTCAACTACCGGCAGTGGCTGGACCGCTGGGCGGTGCACTACGTGGTGCTGCCCACGGGCAAGCCCGACATGGGAGCGGAACTGGAGGCCCAGCTGGTACGGCAGGGGCAGCCGTACCTGAAGGAGATCTGGGGCGACGAGAACTGGCGGCTCTACGCGGTCGACCGGCCCGTACCGCTGGCCGACCCACCGGCGACGGTGGACCGGGCGGGCGCGGGCGAGCTGACGATCCACGTGAAGTCGGCGGGACGGGTGCTGATCCGGATTCCGTACTCACGCTGGCTCGCGCTCGTCGACGAGAAGGGCAAGAGCCTGGAGCGACCGCAGGAGACGGAGGAGTCGAAGCGGCGCGAGGACGACAGCACCCCGAAGACGTACGTCAACACGAACGGGTGCCTGGCGAAGATGGACGAGAACCCGGACGGCGACGAGTGGACCGAACTCGTGGCCCCGCGCCCGGGGATCTACCGCCTTGCCGCGCCGTACCAGCTCTCACCGGGGACACCGTGCCCGGAGGAACTGCGCTGA
- the fxsA gene encoding FxSxx-COOH cyclophane-containing RiPP peptide, whose protein sequence is MEPTTSGPLVSVLTDVSELSDAELAELPDTVFGAMVSRLRDDVLHPSAEPVSAFTSAIDQAR, encoded by the coding sequence ATGGAGCCAACCACTTCCGGTCCGCTCGTCTCGGTTCTCACGGACGTCAGTGAGCTGAGTGACGCGGAGCTGGCCGAGCTGCCGGACACGGTCTTCGGCGCCATGGTGTCCCGGCTCAGGGACGATGTGCTCCACCCCTCCGCCGAGCCGGTCTCGGCGTTCACCTCGGCGATCGACCAGGCTCGCTGA
- a CDS encoding ADP-ribosylglycohydrolase family protein, translating into MGTPPTAAVWGRAEQQDFRSRVRGCLLGAAIGDALGAGVTDLTLEEIRESHGAEAVTDFVPFHGRRGTVTAITQLTLFTVDGLIRAQVRRDIGAWHPPTDVHRAYLRWAATQHDWGPDERREDNGWLAQEEWLYARRAPARECLLGFGDPVMGTLDQPKNPAARDAAALTRSAPFGLLVGWEPHLVLQLAVECAAQSHGHPTAQLAAGAFALIVHGLARSGTLDDSVQSAIALVAERPGHEPVTDALRQALGTVRQGIPGPALIESLGAGDSAEEALAVALYCALVGEDVRHGLRLAVNHGGPSAATGALCGALLGALHGETALPPAWLAELEGRATLLQLADDFAMEMTQGPALHGPSAAAPGWLIRYPRGA; encoded by the coding sequence GTGGGCACACCGCCGACCGCTGCTGTCTGGGGCCGTGCCGAACAGCAGGACTTCCGCAGCCGGGTACGCGGCTGTCTGCTGGGCGCCGCCATCGGCGACGCGCTCGGCGCGGGCGTCACGGACCTCACGCTCGAAGAGATCCGGGAGAGCCACGGCGCCGAGGCGGTCACCGACTTCGTGCCCTTCCACGGCAGACGCGGCACGGTCACGGCGATCACCCAGCTCACCCTGTTCACCGTCGACGGACTGATCCGCGCCCAGGTGCGGCGCGACATCGGGGCCTGGCACCCGCCCACCGATGTGCACCGCGCCTATCTGCGATGGGCGGCGACCCAGCACGACTGGGGCCCCGACGAACGCCGTGAGGACAACGGCTGGCTGGCCCAGGAGGAATGGCTGTACGCCCGCCGCGCCCCCGCCAGGGAATGTCTCCTCGGCTTCGGCGATCCCGTCATGGGCACCCTCGACCAGCCCAAGAACCCGGCCGCCCGGGACGCCGCCGCCCTCACCAGATCCGCCCCGTTCGGGCTGCTGGTGGGGTGGGAGCCGCACCTCGTCCTCCAACTGGCCGTCGAGTGCGCCGCGCAGAGCCACGGCCACCCCACCGCCCAGCTCGCGGCGGGCGCCTTCGCCCTCATCGTGCACGGCCTGGCCCGGAGCGGGACCCTGGACGACTCCGTACAGAGCGCCATCGCCCTGGTCGCCGAACGTCCCGGCCACGAACCGGTCACCGATGCCCTGCGGCAGGCGCTCGGCACGGTACGCCAGGGCATCCCGGGCCCCGCCCTCATCGAATCGCTCGGCGCCGGCGACTCCGCCGAGGAAGCCCTCGCCGTCGCCCTCTACTGCGCCCTGGTGGGGGAGGACGTACGGCACGGGCTGCGCCTCGCCGTGAACCACGGCGGCCCGTCCGCCGCCACCGGGGCCCTCTGCGGGGCGCTGCTCGGCGCCCTGCACGGCGAGACCGCGCTGCCGCCCGCCTGGCTGGCCGAACTGGAGGGCCGGGCCACCCTGCTGCAACTCGCCGACGACTTCGCCATGGAGATGACCCAGGGCCCCGCTCTGCACGGCCCGTCCGCCGCGGCCCCCGGCTGGCTGATCCGCTACCCGCGCGGCGCGTGA
- a CDS encoding VOC family protein yields the protein MSVDLNHTIVHARDNRESAEFFAEMMGLEIAGEWGPFVAVELGNGVTLDFAAIPADRITPQHYAFLVSEEEFDAAYARIKERGVEHYADPHRQYPDAINHNDGGRGVYFMDPVGHSLELITVPYGGRPS from the coding sequence TTGTCAGTTGATTTGAACCACACGATCGTCCACGCCCGGGACAACCGGGAATCCGCGGAGTTCTTCGCGGAGATGATGGGTCTTGAGATCGCCGGCGAGTGGGGACCGTTCGTCGCGGTCGAGCTGGGCAACGGCGTCACCCTGGACTTCGCCGCGATTCCGGCGGACAGGATCACCCCTCAGCACTACGCGTTCCTGGTGTCCGAGGAGGAGTTCGACGCGGCGTACGCGCGGATCAAGGAGCGCGGTGTCGAGCACTACGCCGACCCGCACCGGCAGTACCCCGACGCGATCAACCACAACGACGGCGGTCGGGGCGTCTACTTCATGGACCCCGTCGGTCACAGTCTTGAACTCATCACCGTGCCGTACGGCGGCCGGCCCTCGTAG
- a CDS encoding HEXXH motif-containing putative peptide modification protein encodes MSAVVRHVVPRETFLALAAGRGGAEAVAVLRTGQLSKRRLLLSAVRRAAEERRPELARRARLAETYEEIARIGRRSRQEWESVLLSPYLDLWAADALRALHTDDGEAPRLGGLAELLAADGPVLRLECAGRVLTVRIDDRGPYRDAHGRPVPGPLDTESLRRWERALAGAWRVLVERHPWHADAVAAGLSTLVPLLPKADGTAVSSVVRRGYGAVGVSLPPDPQRLALALVHEFLHIQLGALLDLVPLHGPDSGERYEAPWRTDPRPAGALLQGTYAHLGVSDFWRVERARDAGADRPGGLTRAYAEGQYGHWRDRTLEAAGTLLASGELTFAGSEFIGALRRTIVDWGTEPC; translated from the coding sequence GTGAGCGCGGTGGTGCGGCACGTCGTCCCCCGGGAGACGTTTCTCGCCCTGGCCGCGGGGAGGGGCGGCGCCGAGGCCGTCGCCGTGCTGCGGACCGGACAGTTGAGCAAGCGGCGGCTGCTGCTGAGCGCGGTACGGCGGGCCGCCGAGGAGCGTCGGCCGGAGCTGGCGCGCCGGGCGCGGCTGGCGGAGACGTACGAGGAGATCGCCCGGATCGGGCGGCGGTCGCGGCAGGAGTGGGAGTCGGTCCTGCTGAGCCCGTACCTGGATCTGTGGGCGGCCGACGCGCTGCGTGCGCTGCACACGGACGACGGCGAGGCCCCCCGGCTGGGCGGGCTCGCCGAACTCCTCGCCGCCGACGGGCCGGTGCTGCGGCTGGAGTGCGCCGGGCGCGTGCTCACCGTGCGGATCGACGACCGGGGACCGTACCGGGACGCGCACGGCCGACCCGTGCCGGGGCCGCTCGACACCGAGTCGCTGCGCCGCTGGGAACGCGCGCTGGCGGGGGCGTGGCGGGTGCTCGTCGAGCGGCACCCCTGGCACGCGGACGCCGTGGCGGCCGGGCTCTCCACCCTCGTACCGCTGCTGCCGAAGGCGGACGGGACGGCCGTGTCGTCGGTGGTACGGCGTGGGTACGGCGCGGTCGGGGTGTCGCTGCCGCCCGATCCGCAGCGGCTCGCGCTCGCACTGGTGCATGAGTTCCTGCACATCCAACTGGGGGCGCTGCTCGACCTCGTACCGCTGCACGGGCCGGACTCGGGGGAGCGTTACGAAGCGCCGTGGCGCACCGATCCGCGCCCCGCCGGGGCACTGCTCCAGGGGACCTACGCGCATCTGGGTGTGTCGGACTTCTGGCGGGTGGAGCGGGCCCGGGACGCGGGGGCCGACCGGCCGGGTGGGCTGACGCGGGCGTATGCCGAGGGGCAGTACGGACATTGGCGCGACCGGACGCTCGAAGCGGCGGGCACTCTGCTCGCGAGCGGTGAACTGACCTTCGCGGGAAGCGAGTTCATCGGGGCTTTGCGCCGTACCATCGTCGACTGGGGGACGGAGCCGTGCTGA
- a CDS encoding radical SAM protein translates to MRFRQFLLKLHSRCNLACSYCYVYEAADQSWRDKPRRMELDTVRRVAERIAEYRRAVPGDVSVTLHGGEPLLVGARHLGETLRILSDALDGDGEGGGGGRVSYGMQTNGVLLRDDPGLLRVLHRYGVRVGVSLDGTAGGHDRYRRFADGRGSHGVVADALRTLGSDANKPLYAGVLCTIDLDADPVATYEALLEFAPPRMDLLLPHGTWEAPPPGLAARRLPPVAPPAGLGAEGAAPDPGRGGGTPYADWLGAVFDRWYGAPRRETGIRLFEELITLLLGGRASSEIVGTGEPDLVVVETDGSLELVDSLKVSYEGAAATSLGVHRDSFADAALHPAFRVPGRSPVCAACPLLPVCGGGLHAHRYRVTADGSDPFGHPTVYCADMAALIGHIRERLAPDVLALRGLRESRGRERGGGGAGEVRAR, encoded by the coding sequence GTGAGGTTCCGTCAGTTCCTCCTGAAGCTGCACAGCCGGTGCAATCTGGCGTGCTCCTACTGCTATGTGTACGAGGCCGCCGACCAGAGCTGGCGGGACAAGCCGCGCCGGATGGAACTGGACACCGTGCGACGGGTGGCCGAGCGGATCGCGGAGTACCGGCGGGCCGTGCCCGGGGACGTGTCGGTCACGCTCCACGGCGGTGAGCCGCTGCTCGTCGGGGCCCGGCATCTCGGCGAGACGTTGCGGATTCTCTCCGACGCGCTCGACGGGGATGGGGAGGGGGGCGGGGGCGGACGGGTTTCGTACGGGATGCAGACCAACGGTGTGTTGTTGAGGGACGATCCCGGGCTGCTGCGGGTGCTGCACCGGTACGGGGTACGGGTCGGGGTCAGCCTGGACGGCACGGCCGGCGGGCATGACCGGTACCGGCGGTTCGCGGACGGGCGGGGCAGCCACGGTGTCGTCGCCGATGCGTTGCGTACGCTCGGCTCGGACGCCAACAAGCCTCTGTACGCGGGGGTGTTGTGCACGATCGATCTGGACGCCGACCCCGTCGCCACCTATGAGGCGCTGCTCGAATTCGCCCCGCCCCGGATGGATCTGCTGCTCCCGCACGGGACCTGGGAGGCACCGCCGCCAGGGCTGGCCGCACGCCGGCTGCCGCCGGTCGCCCCGCCCGCCGGGCTCGGTGCGGAGGGCGCGGCGCCGGACCCGGGGCGCGGCGGGGGCACGCCGTACGCCGACTGGCTGGGCGCCGTGTTCGACCGGTGGTACGGGGCGCCGCGCCGGGAGACCGGCATCCGGCTCTTCGAGGAACTGATCACGCTGTTGCTGGGGGGCCGGGCGAGCAGCGAGATCGTCGGCACCGGGGAACCCGACCTGGTGGTCGTGGAGACCGACGGCTCCCTCGAACTCGTGGACAGCCTGAAGGTGTCGTACGAAGGGGCCGCCGCGACCTCGCTCGGGGTGCACCGCGACTCCTTCGCCGACGCGGCCCTGCACCCGGCGTTCCGGGTGCCCGGCCGCTCGCCGGTCTGCGCGGCCTGTCCGCTGCTGCCCGTGTGCGGGGGCGGGCTCCACGCCCATCGGTACCGGGTGACGGCGGACGGGAGTGACCCGTTCGGCCACCCCACCGTGTACTGCGCCGACATGGCCGCGTTGATCGGGCACATCCGGGAGCGGCTCGCCCCGGACGTGCTGGCGTTGAGGGGGTTGAGGGAGTCGCGGGGCAGGGAACGCGGTGGCGGCGGGGCGGGGGAGGTACGAGCGCGGTGA